In the genome of Lacerta agilis isolate rLacAgi1 chromosome 2, rLacAgi1.pri, whole genome shotgun sequence, one region contains:
- the LOC117041472 gene encoding proton-coupled amino acid transporter 1-like codes for MSTRRLRSEDYNDYSSTEASPDSSPPEGLSNFSSPSSYQRFGEANGTTWFQTLIHLLKGNIGTGLLGLPLAIKNAGIVMGPLSLLGIGIIAVHCMQILVKCAHHFCNKHQKRFVDYGDAVMHGLEACPIAWLRAHSIWGRYLVGFFLIITQLGFCCVYFVFLADNLRQVISAANGTTNDCSANETSIFAPTMSSQLYILSLLPFVILLVFIQNLKFLSIFSMLANLLMLSSLIMIYQYIVRGIPDPSHLPLVSQWKTYPLFFGTAIFAFEGIGVVLPLENKMKTPHHFPIILYVGMAIVSTLYLSLGTLGYLRFGENIQASITLNLPNCWLYQSVKLLYSIGIFFTYALQFYVPAEIIIPTAIAQIPERWALWCNLLLRASLVCVTCLLAILIPRLGIVISLVGSISSSALALIIPPLLHIATYYSDGMHPLTIAKDILISFIGFAGFVVGTYESLFELIVPTPTAVNATGAL; via the exons ATGTCCACCAGGCGGTTGCGCAGTGAAGACTACAATGACTACAGCTCCACAGAAGCGTCTCCGGACAGTAGCCCTCCCGAGGGCTTGAGCAACTTTTCCAGCCCGTCGTCCTATCAGCGGTTTGGAGAGGCAAACGGAACAAC ATGGTTTCAAACCTTAATACACCTTTTGAAAGGCAACATTGGTACCGGCCTGCTGGGGCTCCCATTGGCCATCAAAAATGCTGGCATTGTG ATGGGTCCTCTCAGCTTGCTTGGGATTGGAATAATTGCGGTGCACTGCATGCAGATCCTGGTTAAGTGTGCTCACCACTTCTGCAACAA gCATCAGAAACGATTTGTGGATTATGGCGATGCTGTGATGCATGGACTGGAAGCCTGCCCCATCGCGTGGCTTAGGGCTCACTCCATCTGGGGAAG GTACCTGGTTGGTTTTTTCTTGATTATCACTCAGCTGGGGTTCTGCTGTGTATATTTTGTATTCCTAGCTGACAATCTGAGACAG GTGATATCTGCGGCCAATGGCACAACCAACGACTGCAGTGCCAATGAAACTTCGATATTTGCTCCAACCATGAGCTCCCAGTTATACATCCTGTCCTTGTTGCCATTTGTGATATTGCTCGTCTTTATCCAGAACCTCAAGTTcctttccattttctccatgctggCCAATCTTCTCATGCTGAGCAGCCTGATAATGATATACCAGTACATTGTGAGG GGCATTCCAGATCCTTCCCATCTGCCTCTGGTGTCCCAGTGGAAGACCTACCCTCTGTTTTTTGGCACAGCTATCTTTGCTTTCGAAGGCATTGGAGTG GTGCTCCCTCTGGAAAACAAGATGAAGACCCCTCACCATTTCCCCATCATCCTCTATGTGGGAATGGCGATTGTCAGCACCCTCTACCTCAGCCTTGGGACCCTGGGATATTTGCGCTTTGGAGAAAACATCCAGGCCAGCATCACACTCAATCTGCCTAACTGTTG GTTGTATCAGTCTGTCAAGCTGCTGTACTCCATTGGGATCTTCTTCACTTATGCACTACAGTTCTACGTCCCTGCAGAAATAATTATTCCTACTGCCATCGCTCAGATCCCCGAGCGCTGGGCTTTATGGTGCAATCTGCTGCTGAGGGCATCCTTGGTCTGCGTAACAT GTCTGCTAGCAATCCTGATTCCTCGACTGGGCATTGTCATCTCTCTGGTGGGCTCAATCAGCAGCAGTGCCCTCGCCCTGATCATCCCACCTCTTCTGCATATTGCTACCTACTACTCTGACGGCATGCATCCCTTGACCATTGCCAAAGATATCCTGATCAGTTTCATTGGTTTTGCCGGGTTTGTGGTGGGAACCTACGAGTCTCTCTTCGAACTCATCGTACCAACTCCCACCGCCGTCAACGCCACCGGTGCCTTATAA